In Rutidosis leptorrhynchoides isolate AG116_Rl617_1_P2 chromosome 2, CSIRO_AGI_Rlap_v1, whole genome shotgun sequence, one genomic interval encodes:
- the LOC139888154 gene encoding uncharacterized protein: MENPNRVNVHPVHPPVGQNQKKYPAVTSATGERWGIKNPPQELCVSNRLLDVILSLNIRGFAVDGKFRWVKRICSSERPSFAKDAMGNSGGLLLIWDSNYFEAIAKADGDFFLAVKGRWKSTGSEFVVVNVYGPHNDVLKILFWDSLEKLMGLNEEAWVLCGDFNEVREHDDRLNCIFHQHQVKRFNEFILRNRLVEIPINGKKFTRISDDGTKFSKLDRFLVSDHFIRLWDDLSITTMDRFLSDHVPIILQEKVIDFSLKPFKVFDEWLNKEGIEDVINEAWGKLVKGSRFDCNFRDKMKNVKFALKFLSSCTFGGLDNEIITLKKEAHEWEIKAENNGMNDVEREKWLDCRRRWIEKEKVKANMLKQNARIRWILEGDENSRYFHATIKRKQNKCNIRGFNINGVWTENPCEVNGVVFEHFRKQFSRPNSVTSRPTLSGWAENAGMLLTQLSDS; this comes from the exons atggaaaatccaaatcGGGTAAACGTGCATCCAGTTCATCCACCTGTGGGTCAAAATCAAAAGAAATACCCTGCTGTTACGAGTGCTACTGGTGAACGATGGGGAATCAAAAATCCTCCTCAAGAATTATGCGTTTCAAATAGATTGCTAGATGTG ATTCTTTCATTAAATATTCGAGGTTTTGCGGTAGATGGAAAATTTAGGTGGGTTAAACGGATTTGTTCGAGTGAAAGACCTAGTTTTGCT AAAGATGCAATGGGAAATTCAGGAGGTTTACTCCTCATTTGGGACTCCAATTATTTTGAGGCTATTGCAAAGGCAGATGGTGATTTCTTCCTTGCTGTCAAAGGTCGCTGGAAAAGTACTGGTAGCGAATTTGTTGTGGTTAACGTCTACGGGCCTCATAACGATGTGTTAAAGATATTATTTTGGGATTCATTAGAGAAGCTGATGGGGTTAAATGAGGAAGCATGGGTACTATGTGGTGATTTCAACGAGGTAAGGGAGCATGATGATAGGTTGAATTGTATTTTCCATCAACATCAGGTAAAGAGGTTCAACGAATTCATTTTGAGGAATAGATTAGTTGAGATACCGATAAATGGGAAGAAATTTACAAGAATTAGTGATGATGGCACCAAGTTTAGCAAACTCGATCGTTTTCTTGTTTCGGATCATTTCATTCGACTTTGGGATGATCTGTCCATTACAACAATGGATAGATTTCTTTCGGATCATGTTCCAATAATTTTACAGGAGAAAGTCATTGACTTCAGCCTAAAACCCTTTAAAGTCTTTGATGAATGGCTTAATAAGGAAGGGATTGAGGATGTTATTAATGAAGCTTGGGGTAAACTGGTTAAAGGTTCTAGATTCGACTGCAACTTCAGAGATAAaatgaaaaatgtaaagtttgcccTCAAGTTTTTGAGCTCTTGTACCTTTGGAGGTTTAGATAATGAGATAATTACTCTTAAAAAAGAAGCACACGAGTGGGAAATCAAGGCTGAAAATAATGGGATGAATGATGTCGAGCGTGAGAAATGGTTAGATTGCAGGAGGCGATGGATTGAAAAAGAAAAGGTGAAAGCCAACATGTTAAAACAAAACGCTAGGATTCGATGGATTTTGGAGGGAGACGAGAACTCGAGATATTTTCATGCCACCATTAAGCGTAAACAAAATAAATGTAACATAAGAGGGTTTAACATTAATGGAGTGTGGACAGAGAATCCTTGTGAAGTGAATGGTGTTGTTTTTGAACACTTTCGGAAGCAATTCAGCAGGCCCAATTCTGTTACGTCGAGGCCCACACTCTCGGGTTGGGCTGAAAATGCAGGCATGCTGCTCACTCAACTTTCTGATTCGTAA